A single window of Methylocella tundrae DNA harbors:
- a CDS encoding 50S ribosomal protein L23, which yields MSSSKLALDAHHYDVILAPVITEKATLASEANQVIFKVRRTATKPEIKAAVERLFDVKVTGVNTLIRKGKKKTFKGTRGVQSDVKKAVVTLADGHKIDVTTGL from the coding sequence ATGAGCAGCTCGAAACTCGCGCTCGATGCGCATCATTACGACGTCATCCTCGCGCCGGTGATCACCGAAAAAGCGACGCTCGCCTCGGAAGCGAACCAGGTGATCTTCAAGGTTCGCCGGACGGCGACAAAGCCTGAGATCAAGGCGGCGGTCGAAAGGCTGTTTGACGTCAAGGTGACCGGCGTCAATACGCTGATCCGCAAGGGCAAGAAGAAAACGTTCAAAGGAACGCGGGGCGTTCAGTCAGACGTGAAGAAGGCGGTTGTGACCCTCGCTGACGGTCACAAGATCGACGTCACGACTGGTCTTTGA
- the rplD gene encoding 50S ribosomal protein L4 produces the protein MKIDITSLNGEAAGSIDLDDAIFGLEPRHDLIARMVRYQLAKRRAGTHKTKGRAEIARTGKKLYKQKGTGSARHGSARVPQFRGGGRAFGPVVRSHAHDLPKKVRALALKHALSAKAQDGGIIVWSEAAVPDVKTKGLKASFAKLGLTNALIIDGAEPEVNFALAARNIPQIDVLPVQGINVYDILRRDKLVLTKAAIDALEARFK, from the coding sequence GTGAAGATCGACATTACCTCTTTGAACGGCGAGGCGGCCGGGTCGATCGACCTTGACGATGCGATCTTCGGACTCGAACCGCGCCATGATCTGATCGCGCGTATGGTCCGCTATCAGCTCGCCAAGCGGCGGGCTGGAACGCACAAGACCAAGGGGCGGGCGGAAATCGCGCGCACCGGCAAGAAGCTCTATAAGCAGAAGGGCACTGGCTCGGCGCGACACGGCTCGGCGCGCGTGCCGCAGTTCCGCGGCGGCGGTCGCGCCTTCGGTCCTGTGGTGCGCTCCCATGCGCACGACCTGCCCAAGAAGGTGCGGGCGCTGGCGTTGAAGCATGCGCTGTCGGCAAAGGCGCAGGATGGCGGGATCATCGTCTGGTCGGAAGCCGCGGTTCCCGATGTGAAGACGAAGGGCCTCAAGGCCAGCTTCGCCAAGCTTGGCCTGACCAACGCCCTGATCATCGACGGCGCGGAGCCTGAGGTGAATTTCGCACTCGCCGCGCGCAACATTCCTCAAATTGACGTGCTGCCCGTGCAGGGCATCAACGTCTACGACATTCTGCGCCGGGACAAACTCGTTTTGACCAAAGCGGCGATCGACGCCTTGGAGGCGCGTTTCAAATGA
- the rplC gene encoding 50S ribosomal protein L3 — MRSGVIAQKLGMTRVFSDVGEHVPVTVLKLDGCQVVAHRTKEQNGYTALQLGIGRAKVKNVSKAERSRFAVAKVEPKLKLAEFRVEEDALLPVGAEITADHFVVGQFVDVTGTSIGKGFAGPMKRWNFGGLRATHGVSLSHRSHGSTGGRQDPGKTFKNKKMAGHLGTERVTTLNLRVVQLDIERGLILVEGAVPGTAGGWIYVRDAVKKALPKDAPKPGKYRLAEGAVEGDVAETGTGAES; from the coding sequence ATGCGGTCAGGTGTCATCGCACAGAAGCTCGGCATGACTCGCGTTTTCAGCGACGTCGGCGAGCATGTGCCGGTCACGGTTTTGAAGCTCGACGGCTGCCAGGTCGTCGCGCACCGGACCAAAGAGCAGAACGGCTACACGGCGCTTCAGCTCGGCATTGGCCGAGCCAAGGTGAAGAACGTGTCGAAGGCGGAGCGTAGCCGCTTCGCCGTCGCGAAGGTCGAGCCGAAGCTTAAGCTCGCCGAATTCCGCGTTGAGGAAGATGCGCTGCTTCCGGTCGGCGCGGAGATCACGGCGGATCATTTCGTCGTTGGTCAGTTTGTCGATGTGACGGGCACGAGCATCGGCAAGGGCTTTGCCGGCCCGATGAAGCGGTGGAACTTCGGCGGCTTGCGCGCAACGCATGGCGTGTCGCTGTCGCACCGCTCGCATGGTTCGACTGGTGGCCGTCAGGATCCCGGCAAGACCTTCAAGAACAAGAAGATGGCCGGACATTTGGGGACCGAGCGGGTAACGACGCTTAATCTTCGGGTTGTCCAGCTCGATATCGAGCGCGGATTGATCCTGGTCGAAGGCGCGGTGCCTGGCACCGCCGGCGGCTGGATCTATGTGCGCGACGCTGTGAAGAAGGCGCTTCCGAAAGACGCGCCGAAGCCTGGCAAATATCGCCTGGCCGAAGGCGCCGTCGAGGGCGATGTCGCCGAGACGGGGACGGGAGCGGAATCGTGA
- the rpsJ gene encoding 30S ribosomal protein S10, whose protein sequence is MNGQNIRIRLKAFDHRILDSSTKEIVSTAKRTGAQVRGPIPLPTKIEKFTVNRSPHVDKKSREQFEIRTHKRVLDIVDPTPQTVDALMKLDLAAGVDVEIKL, encoded by the coding sequence ATGAACGGCCAGAATATCCGCATTCGCCTCAAGGCATTCGATCATCGAATCCTGGATTCTTCGACGAAAGAGATCGTCTCGACGGCGAAGCGGACGGGCGCGCAGGTTCGTGGACCCATTCCGCTGCCGACGAAGATTGAGAAGTTCACTGTGAACCGTTCGCCGCATGTCGACAAGAAGTCGCGCGAGCAGTTCGAGATCCGGACGCACAAGCGCGTGCTCGATATCGTTGATCCGACGCCGCAAACGGTGGACGCTTTGATGAAGCTCGATCTCGCCGCCGGTGTCGACGTGGAAATCAAGCTTTAG
- the tuf gene encoding elongation factor Tu has protein sequence MGKEKFQRNKPHCNIGTIGHVDHGKTSLTAAITKVLAESGGAVFTAYDQIDKAPEEKARGITISTAHVEYETKNRHYAHVDCPGHADYVKNMITGAAQMDGAILVVSAADGPMPQTREHILLARQVGVPALVVFMNKVDMVDDAELLELVELEVRELLSKYDFPGDDIPITKGSALCALEGKQPEIGHDAVLKLMETVDAYIPQPERPIDQPFLMPVEDVFSISGRGTVVTGRVERGIIKVGEEIEIVGLKPTVKTVVTGVEMFRKLLDQGQAGDNIGALLRGTKREDVERGQVLCKPGSVKPHTKFKAEAYILTKDEGGRHTPFFTNYRPQFYFRTTDVTGVVTLPEGTEMVMPGDNVTMDVELIVPIAMEEKLRFAIREGGRTVGAGVVASITE, from the coding sequence ATGGGCAAGGAAAAATTCCAGCGGAACAAGCCGCATTGCAACATTGGCACGATCGGCCATGTCGATCATGGCAAGACGTCGCTGACGGCTGCGATCACCAAAGTCTTGGCCGAGTCTGGCGGAGCGGTCTTCACGGCCTATGATCAGATCGACAAGGCGCCGGAAGAGAAGGCGCGCGGCATCACGATCTCGACGGCGCACGTCGAATACGAGACCAAGAACCGCCACTATGCGCATGTCGATTGCCCCGGCCACGCCGACTATGTGAAGAACATGATCACGGGCGCGGCGCAGATGGATGGGGCGATTCTCGTCGTCTCCGCCGCTGACGGTCCGATGCCGCAGACGCGCGAACACATCCTGCTTGCGCGTCAGGTCGGCGTTCCGGCGCTCGTCGTGTTCATGAACAAGGTCGACATGGTCGATGACGCCGAGCTTCTTGAGCTCGTCGAGCTCGAAGTTCGTGAACTGCTGTCGAAATATGATTTCCCCGGCGACGACATTCCGATCACCAAGGGGTCGGCTCTTTGCGCGCTCGAAGGCAAGCAGCCTGAAATCGGACATGACGCCGTGCTCAAGCTGATGGAGACCGTCGACGCCTATATTCCGCAGCCGGAGCGTCCGATCGACCAGCCGTTCCTTATGCCGGTCGAAGACGTCTTCTCGATCTCTGGCCGCGGCACAGTGGTGACCGGCCGCGTCGAGCGCGGCATCATCAAGGTTGGCGAAGAAATCGAGATCGTCGGGCTGAAGCCGACCGTCAAGACCGTCGTGACCGGCGTTGAAATGTTCCGCAAGCTGCTGGATCAAGGCCAGGCCGGCGACAACATCGGCGCGCTGCTGCGCGGCACCAAGCGCGAGGACGTCGAGCGCGGCCAGGTGCTCTGCAAGCCGGGCTCTGTGAAGCCGCACACCAAGTTCAAGGCTGAGGCCTACATCCTCACCAAGGACGAAGGCGGCCGTCATACGCCGTTCTTCACGAACTACCGTCCGCAGTTCTATTTCCGCACGACCGACGTCACCGGCGTCGTCACGCTGCCCGAGGGCACGGAAATGGTCATGCCGGGCGATAACGTCACCATGGACGTCGAGCTGATCGTGCCGATCGCGATGGAAGAGAAGCTGCGTTTCGCTATTCGCGAAGGCGGCCGCACCGTCGGCGCCGGCGTCGTCGCCTCGATCACCGAGTAA
- the fusA gene encoding elongation factor G: MPRSHKIEDYRNFGIMAHIDAGKTTTTERILYYSGKSHKIGEVHDGAATMDWMEQEQERGITITSAATTTFWNGKRLNIIDTPGHVDFTIEVERSLRVLDGAVCVLDGNQGVEPQTETVWRQADKYHVPRVVFVNKMDKIGADFYRCVDEIKTKVGGRPVCIQLPIGSESDFKGIIDLVRMKAVVWEDEALGAKYHDTEIPADLKEKAEEYRHILLETAVELDDDVMSAYLDGVEPDEETLKRLIRKAVRYITFIPVLCGSAFKNKGVQPLLDAVVDYLPSPIDREAIKGVDVDTGEEVLRMPRDEDPFSMLAFKIMDDPFVGTLTFARVYSGHVESGTTVMNSTKDKKERIGRMLLMHANNREDVKEAYSGDIVALAGLKDTRTGDTLCDLGKPVILERMEFPEPVIEIAIEPKSKADQEKLGVALAKLAAEDPSFRVSTDQESGQTILKGMGELHLDIKVDILRRTYKVDANIGAPQVAYRERLTKRVEIDHTHKKQTGGTGQFARVIIVFEPNEAGAGNIFESKIVGGSVPKEFIPGVEKGINSVMGSGVLAGFPVVDVKATLIDGGFHDVDSSVLAFEIAARAAFREALQKGGSVLLEPIMKVEVTTPEDYTGSVMGDLLGRRGQVQGQDMRGNAVVINAMVPLANMFGYVNQLRSFSQGRANYTMQFDHYEQVPAGEAAKVQAKYA, from the coding sequence ATGCCGCGCAGCCATAAAATCGAGGACTACCGCAACTTCGGCATCATGGCCCACATTGATGCGGGCAAGACGACGACGACGGAGCGGATCCTCTATTATTCCGGCAAATCGCACAAGATCGGCGAAGTGCACGACGGCGCTGCGACCATGGACTGGATGGAGCAGGAGCAGGAGCGCGGCATTACGATCACCTCCGCCGCGACGACCACCTTCTGGAATGGCAAGCGCCTCAACATCATCGACACCCCTGGCCACGTCGATTTCACCATCGAAGTCGAACGTTCGCTGCGCGTGCTCGACGGCGCGGTATGCGTGCTCGACGGCAACCAGGGCGTCGAGCCGCAGACGGAAACCGTATGGCGTCAGGCTGACAAATATCATGTTCCGCGCGTCGTGTTCGTCAACAAGATGGACAAGATCGGCGCCGATTTCTATCGCTGCGTCGACGAGATCAAGACCAAGGTCGGCGGCCGTCCCGTCTGCATCCAGTTGCCGATCGGCTCCGAGTCCGATTTCAAGGGAATTATCGACCTTGTCCGCATGAAGGCGGTGGTGTGGGAAGACGAAGCGCTTGGCGCCAAGTACCATGACACGGAAATTCCGGCCGACCTTAAGGAAAAGGCCGAAGAATACCGCCATATCCTTCTGGAAACGGCAGTTGAGCTCGACGACGATGTAATGTCTGCCTATCTGGACGGCGTCGAGCCCGATGAAGAGACGCTGAAGCGCCTCATTCGCAAGGCTGTGCGCTACATTACCTTCATTCCGGTCCTGTGCGGCTCCGCCTTCAAGAACAAAGGCGTGCAGCCTTTGCTCGACGCTGTCGTCGATTATCTGCCCTCGCCAATCGATCGCGAGGCGATCAAGGGCGTCGACGTCGACACCGGCGAGGAAGTTCTGCGTATGCCGCGCGACGAAGATCCTTTCTCCATGCTCGCCTTCAAGATCATGGATGATCCTTTCGTCGGCACGTTGACCTTTGCGCGCGTCTATTCGGGTCATGTCGAGTCGGGCACGACCGTCATGAACTCGACCAAGGACAAAAAAGAGCGCATCGGCCGCATGCTGCTGATGCACGCCAACAATCGCGAGGACGTGAAGGAAGCCTATTCGGGCGACATCGTCGCGCTCGCCGGCCTCAAGGACACCCGCACTGGCGACACGCTTTGCGACCTCGGCAAGCCGGTCATTCTGGAGCGCATGGAGTTCCCCGAGCCTGTCATCGAGATTGCGATCGAGCCCAAGTCCAAGGCCGATCAGGAAAAGCTCGGCGTCGCCCTGGCGAAGCTCGCGGCGGAAGATCCCTCGTTCCGTGTCTCGACCGATCAGGAATCCGGCCAGACCATCCTGAAGGGAATGGGCGAGCTTCATCTCGACATCAAGGTCGACATTTTGCGCCGAACCTACAAGGTCGACGCAAATATTGGCGCGCCGCAGGTCGCCTATCGCGAACGTCTGACGAAGCGCGTCGAGATCGATCATACGCACAAGAAGCAGACGGGCGGCACGGGTCAGTTCGCCCGCGTCATCATTGTCTTCGAGCCGAATGAAGCAGGCGCGGGCAATATTTTCGAGTCAAAGATCGTCGGCGGCTCGGTGCCGAAGGAATTCATTCCCGGCGTCGAGAAGGGCATCAATAGCGTTATGGGATCGGGCGTCCTCGCCGGCTTCCCTGTCGTTGACGTCAAGGCGACATTGATCGACGGCGGCTTCCACGACGTCGATTCGTCGGTGCTCGCCTTCGAGATCGCCGCCCGCGCGGCCTTCCGGGAGGCGCTGCAGAAGGGCGGCTCCGTGCTGCTCGAGCCGATCATGAAGGTCGAAGTGACGACGCCGGAGGATTATACCGGGTCGGTCATGGGCGATCTGCTCGGACGGCGTGGTCAGGTGCAGGGACAGGACATGCGCGGCAACGCGGTCGTCATCAATGCGATGGTGCCGCTTGCGAACATGTTCGGCTACGTCAATCAACTGCGGTCCTTCAGCCAGGGCCGCGCCAACTACACCATGCAGTTCGACCACTATGAACAGGTCCCCGCGGGCGAAGCCGCGAAGGTCCAGGCAAAATACGCTTAA
- the rpsG gene encoding 30S ribosomal protein S7, producing the protein MSRRHSAEKREVIPDAKFGDVILTKFMNSIMYDGKKSVAEAIVYDAFDIIEQKTRGEPLVVFKQALENVAPAIEVRSRRVGGATYQVPVEVRMERRQALAIRWIITAARGRNDKTMVDRLSAELMDAANNRGNAVKKREDTHRMAEANRAFSHYRW; encoded by the coding sequence ATGTCTCGCCGCCATAGCGCCGAAAAGCGGGAAGTCATCCCGGACGCGAAATTCGGGGATGTCATTCTCACGAAGTTCATGAATTCGATCATGTACGACGGCAAAAAGTCGGTCGCCGAGGCGATCGTCTATGACGCCTTCGACATCATCGAGCAGAAGACCCGCGGCGAGCCGCTCGTCGTTTTCAAGCAGGCGCTGGAAAATGTCGCTCCGGCGATCGAAGTGCGCTCGCGCAGGGTCGGCGGCGCGACCTATCAGGTTCCGGTCGAGGTCCGCATGGAGCGCCGTCAGGCGCTGGCCATCCGCTGGATCATCACCGCGGCCCGGGGGCGCAACGACAAGACCATGGTGGATCGCCTCTCGGCCGAACTGATGGACGCCGCCAACAACCGCGGCAACGCGGTCAAGAAGCGGGAAGACACGCATCGTATGGCGGAAGCCAACCGCGCCTTCTCGCATTATCGCTGGTAA
- the rpsL gene encoding 30S ribosomal protein S12 produces the protein MPTISQLIRKPRQEKTYREKARHLGASPQKRGVCTRVYTTTPKKPNSALRKVAKVRLTNGFEVIGYIPGEGHNLQEHSVVMIRGGRVKDLPGVRYHILRGVLDTQGVKNRKQRRSKYGAKRPK, from the coding sequence ATGCCGACGATCAGTCAATTGATCCGCAAGCCGCGACAGGAAAAGACCTACCGGGAAAAGGCCCGCCATCTCGGCGCCTCCCCGCAGAAGCGCGGCGTCTGCACGCGCGTCTACACGACCACGCCGAAGAAGCCGAACTCGGCGCTTCGCAAGGTCGCCAAGGTGCGCCTCACCAACGGTTTCGAGGTCATTGGCTATATTCCGGGCGAGGGCCACAATCTGCAGGAGCATTCGGTGGTGATGATCCGCGGCGGCCGCGTCAAGGATCTGCCCGGCGTGCGCTATCACATCCTGCGCGGCGTGCTCGACACGCAGGGCGTCAAGAACCGCAAGCAGCGCCGTTCGAAATATGGCGCGAAGCGGCCGAAATAA
- the serS gene encoding serine--tRNA ligase, translating to MYDIKWIRDNPESFDRGRQRRGLEPLAGHLLALDDARRAAIAQAQAAQERRNAASKEIGQAMAAKDSARVDVLKAEVAELKTRLADFESEEREATAALDKALSEIPNLPLEEVPFGKDENDNPEHHVFGEKPKFSFKPKEHFELGEALGLMDFETATKLSGARFVVNKGPLARLERALGAFMLDLHTGEHGYTEVNPPILVRDETMFGTAQLPKFEEDQFWAVSGENFSPDENGALGLLDALRRNRLGLIPTAEVPLTNLVRESILDEKQLPLRFTACTPCFRAEAGSAGRDTRGMIRQHQFTKVELVSVTTPEQGLAEHERMLSCAEEVLRRLGLPYRVVTLCTGDMGFASQKTYDIEVWLPGQDRYREISSVSVCGDFQARRMNARYRPEGAKNTRFVFTLNGSGVAVGRALVAVLENYQNEDGSITVPDALRPYMGGLTRIEKAQ from the coding sequence ATGTACGATATCAAATGGATTCGCGACAATCCTGAGAGTTTTGACAGGGGTCGGCAGAGGCGTGGCCTCGAGCCCTTGGCGGGCCATCTTCTGGCGCTTGATGACGCGCGCCGCGCGGCGATCGCCCAAGCCCAGGCAGCGCAGGAGCGCCGCAACGCCGCCTCGAAGGAGATCGGCCAGGCGATGGCGGCCAAGGACTCGGCCAGGGTGGACGTCTTGAAGGCTGAGGTCGCCGAACTCAAGACGCGGCTTGCCGACTTCGAATCGGAGGAACGCGAGGCGACCGCGGCGCTCGACAAGGCCTTGTCCGAGATTCCTAATCTGCCGCTTGAAGAAGTCCCTTTCGGCAAGGACGAAAACGACAATCCCGAGCATCACGTCTTTGGCGAGAAGCCGAAATTTTCGTTCAAGCCGAAAGAACATTTCGAATTGGGCGAAGCCTTGGGCCTGATGGACTTCGAGACCGCGACGAAATTATCCGGCGCGCGATTCGTCGTGAACAAGGGTCCGCTGGCGCGGCTGGAGCGGGCGCTCGGCGCATTCATGCTCGATCTGCATACGGGCGAGCACGGTTACACGGAGGTCAATCCGCCGATTCTCGTTCGCGATGAGACCATGTTTGGCACCGCTCAGCTGCCGAAGTTTGAAGAAGACCAGTTTTGGGCCGTCTCCGGAGAAAACTTCAGCCCTGACGAGAATGGCGCGCTTGGCCTTCTCGATGCGTTGCGACGTAATCGACTCGGTTTGATTCCGACGGCGGAGGTTCCGCTCACCAATCTCGTCCGCGAATCGATTCTGGACGAAAAGCAGCTCCCGCTCCGCTTCACCGCCTGCACGCCATGCTTTCGCGCCGAGGCGGGCTCGGCCGGGCGCGACACGCGCGGCATGATTCGCCAGCACCAGTTCACTAAGGTCGAACTCGTGTCGGTCACGACGCCAGAGCAGGGGCTTGCCGAGCATGAGCGCATGCTCTCCTGCGCCGAGGAAGTGTTGCGGCGCCTTGGCCTTCCCTATCGCGTGGTGACGCTCTGCACCGGCGATATGGGCTTCGCCTCGCAGAAAACCTATGACATCGAGGTCTGGCTACCGGGGCAGGACCGCTATCGCGAGATTTCGTCCGTCTCCGTCTGCGGCGACTTCCAGGCGCGGCGCATGAATGCGCGTTACCGGCCGGAGGGCGCGAAAAATACGCGATTTGTCTTTACGCTCAACGGCTCGGGCGTCGCGGTCGGGCGCGCGCTCGTCGCCGTTCTGGAGAACTACCAGAATGAGGACGGCTCGATCACCGTCCCGGACGCCTTGCGGCCTTATATGGGCGGCCTGACGCGTATCGAAAAAGCGCAATAG
- the tatC gene encoding twin-arginine translocase subunit TatC, whose protein sequence is MTDADIEASKAPLMEHLIELRSRLIKAVAAFLVMFLISFFFAKDIYNVLLVPFEHVAGPDATLIYTAPQEYFFTQIRVAIFAAAFLSCPVIFAQIYAFVAPGLYKHERKAFAPYLMATPIFFALGALLVYFVVMPNLLHFFIGMQQAKEPGRAQIELLPRVSEYLSLIMTLIFAFGVTFQLPVVLTLLGQVGIIDSAFLRDKRRYAVVLVFIISAVLTPPDIFSMLALAAPALLLYELSIVAVGMIEKKRMTQSAGQAPGA, encoded by the coding sequence ATGACCGACGCTGATATCGAGGCCAGCAAAGCCCCGTTGATGGAGCACCTGATCGAGCTGCGCTCGCGGCTCATCAAGGCGGTGGCGGCTTTTCTCGTGATGTTTCTCATCAGCTTCTTTTTCGCCAAGGACATTTATAATGTTCTTCTGGTGCCCTTTGAGCATGTCGCGGGCCCTGACGCGACACTCATTTACACGGCGCCGCAGGAGTATTTCTTCACTCAGATTCGCGTCGCGATTTTCGCCGCCGCCTTCCTCTCCTGTCCGGTGATTTTCGCGCAAATCTACGCCTTTGTGGCGCCGGGGCTTTATAAGCATGAGCGCAAGGCCTTCGCTCCTTATCTGATGGCGACGCCGATCTTTTTCGCCCTTGGCGCTTTGCTCGTCTATTTCGTCGTGATGCCGAACCTGCTGCATTTCTTCATCGGCATGCAGCAGGCAAAGGAACCGGGCAGGGCGCAGATCGAGCTTTTGCCGCGCGTCAGCGAATATCTCTCGCTGATCATGACCTTGATCTTCGCCTTTGGCGTCACCTTCCAGCTGCCGGTCGTTCTCACGCTTCTCGGGCAGGTCGGAATTATCGACTCGGCCTTTTTGCGCGACAAGCGGCGTTATGCCGTGGTGCTCGTCTTTATTATTTCCGCTGTGCTGACGCCGCCCGATATTTTTTCGATGCTCGCGCTTGCGGCGCCGGCTCTGCTTCTTTACGAGCTGTCCATTGTGGCGGTGGGGATGATCGAAAAGAAGCGCATGACCCAAAGCGCGGGGCAGGCGCCGGGCGCTTAA
- the tatB gene encoding Sec-independent protein translocase protein TatB: MFDFDAGKLIIIGIVALIVIGPKELPRVLRQLGQAVGKMRRMAAEFQGQFMEAMREADMADVKADVEKLAQSAKVDIPFNPLADIKNELKGAIDGAAPAAKSSALPVADPAAAQALSPPGLPAASDGSGPALKELDLPVSPEGPHEGAGADQKGQEGSKAGIDAEMQALATALKAEIETAPRPEQPHAGQPHVEGDHSAAPLRRDPSLQDNA; the protein is encoded by the coding sequence ATGTTCGATTTCGACGCTGGCAAACTCATCATCATCGGGATCGTGGCGCTGATCGTCATCGGGCCCAAGGAGCTGCCGCGCGTGCTGCGTCAGCTTGGGCAGGCTGTCGGCAAGATGCGGCGGATGGCGGCGGAATTTCAGGGCCAGTTCATGGAGGCGATGCGGGAAGCCGACATGGCCGACGTCAAGGCTGACGTCGAAAAGCTCGCCCAAAGCGCCAAGGTCGACATTCCATTCAACCCTCTCGCCGATATTAAGAATGAGCTCAAGGGCGCGATCGACGGCGCCGCGCCGGCCGCCAAATCCAGCGCCCTCCCAGTGGCTGATCCCGCAGCCGCCCAGGCCTTGTCCCCGCCAGGCTTGCCGGCTGCCTCTGATGGCTCCGGGCCGGCGCTGAAGGAGCTGGATCTGCCTGTATCGCCGGAAGGCCCGCACGAGGGCGCCGGCGCGGATCAAAAGGGCCAGGAAGGCTCGAAGGCGGGAATAGACGCAGAGATGCAGGCTCTGGCGACCGCTCTCAAGGCTGAAATCGAAACCGCGCCTCGCCCCGAGCAGCCGCACGCCGGGCAGCCGCATGTCGAGGGCGATCATTCGGCGGCTCCCCTTCGTCGCGACCCATCGCTGCAAGACAATGCGTGA
- a CDS encoding twin-arginine translocase TatA/TatE family subunit, with protein sequence MGGLSIWHWLIVGAVVLLVFGGKGKISDIMGDVAKGIKSFKKGLSEDDEKAEAQRAGEAPLRSIDHQVAGDPAKVSETRKVS encoded by the coding sequence ATGGGCGGTCTTTCCATCTGGCATTGGCTTATCGTCGGGGCGGTCGTGCTGCTGGTGTTCGGCGGTAAGGGCAAAATTTCCGACATCATGGGCGATGTCGCCAAAGGCATTAAATCATTCAAGAAGGGCCTTTCGGAAGACGACGAGAAGGCTGAGGCCCAGCGGGCCGGCGAGGCTCCGTTGCGGAGCATCGACCATCAGGTCGCTGGCGATCCGGCGAAGGTCTCGGAGACTCGCAAGGTCAGCTGA
- a CDS encoding APC family permease produces MSELRKDSLSFVETLGQSVANVSPTLTPALAVAVVAGMAGTASWLVYIAATIALLIVGLNVGKLAKRIPAAGSFFVYVSRSLGPSYGLLSGWSMLAAYLFTAMALTIATSLFIKTLLTTLQIGAAPPSIIIYLAVSGLALWFAFRDIRLSSRVGLTLEAISVAIILIVSVSALAQVGFAPDVKQFSLEGADLGKSLQAIVFAIFSYVGFESAASLGKEARDPQRVIPKAIQWTALSAGLFFVFTTYVITQGFQDDATKLGASGAPLGDILAGQSAWIIALVYFGAAISSFACALASINAFGRTLFSLGRYQILHRSLGLAHQKHKTPHVAVTIGAVVNFVLVALLSGNSEVDTFGWYGTIASYGFIVVYFLVSIAAPVYLKKTGELTTRDTVIGAVGATLMALSLVGSLYPPPPYPYNLLPYGFLVYMLLGVAWFYVLKARAPHTLLGIENDLEEAAAAAGSPATAVAAE; encoded by the coding sequence ATGTCTGAATTGCGAAAAGATAGTCTCTCCTTCGTCGAGACACTCGGCCAGTCGGTCGCCAATGTCTCGCCGACGCTGACTCCCGCCCTTGCCGTCGCGGTCGTCGCGGGCATGGCGGGAACAGCGTCCTGGCTGGTCTATATCGCGGCGACCATCGCTCTGCTGATCGTCGGTCTCAATGTCGGCAAGCTCGCCAAGCGGATTCCCGCCGCCGGCTCATTCTTCGTCTACGTCTCCCGTTCGCTCGGGCCGTCCTACGGGCTGCTCTCCGGCTGGTCCATGCTAGCGGCTTATCTCTTCACTGCGATGGCGCTGACCATCGCAACCTCGCTTTTCATCAAGACCCTATTGACGACGCTGCAGATCGGCGCGGCGCCGCCGAGCATCATTATCTATCTCGCGGTGTCGGGTTTGGCGCTCTGGTTCGCGTTCCGCGACATTCGCCTGTCGTCGCGGGTCGGCCTGACGCTCGAAGCAATTTCCGTCGCCATTATCCTCATCGTCAGCGTTTCCGCGCTAGCCCAGGTGGGCTTTGCTCCCGACGTCAAGCAATTCAGCCTCGAGGGAGCCGATCTCGGCAAGTCGCTTCAGGCGATCGTCTTCGCGATTTTCTCCTATGTCGGATTCGAGAGCGCCGCCTCGCTCGGCAAGGAGGCGCGCGATCCTCAGCGCGTAATCCCTAAAGCCATTCAATGGACCGCGCTGTCCGCCGGACTTTTCTTCGTGTTCACGACCTATGTCATCACGCAAGGGTTCCAGGACGATGCGACGAAGCTCGGCGCCAGCGGCGCGCCGCTCGGCGACATTCTCGCCGGGCAAAGCGCCTGGATCATCGCCCTTGTCTATTTTGGCGCCGCCATCAGCAGCTTCGCTTGCGCCCTTGCGTCGATCAACGCCTTCGGCCGCACCCTGTTCTCGCTTGGCCGCTACCAGATTTTGCACAGGTCTCTCGGGCTCGCGCATCAAAAACACAAGACGCCCCATGTCGCCGTGACGATCGGGGCGGTCGTCAATTTCGTGCTGGTCGCGCTGCTCAGCGGAAATTCCGAAGTCGACACCTTCGGCTGGTACGGCACGATCGCCTCTTATGGCTTTATCGTTGTCTATTTTCTGGTCTCGATCGCAGCTCCGGTCTACCTCAAGAAAACCGGCGAACTCACGACGCGCGATACGGTCATTGGCGCCGTCGGCGCGACGCTGATGGCGCTGTCCCTCGTCGGCAGCCTGTATCCGCCGCCGCCCTATCCCTATAATCTGCTCCCCTACGGATTCCTTGTTTACATGCTGCTCGGCGTTGCCTGGTTCTATGTGCTGAAGGCGCGGGCGCCCCACACCCTGCTCGGCATAGAAAACGATCTCGAGGAGGCTGCGGCCGCGGCTGGCTCTCCAGCTACGGCCGTGGCGGCTGAGTAA